In the Acetomicrobium sp. S15 = DSM 107314 genome, one interval contains:
- the gatA gene encoding Asp-tRNA(Asn)/Glu-tRNA(Gln) amidotransferase subunit GatA, translating to MELWQLPAWKIAEEVRRGNLSASQAVESHIRRMESLEPSINAIITPMPEEARKRALAIDEALSKGADLPLAGVPVAVKDLLCTKGVRTTCGSRVLGEWKPPYSATVVRYLEESGAVVIGKANMDEFAMGSSTEQSAFGATSNPWDVSRVPGGSSGGSAAAVAAGYAPIALGSDTGGSIRQPAALCGVYGLKPTYGLVSRWGLIAYASSLDQVGPFSRDLADLALALEVISAYDPLDSTCVPGSRPRYRDALKAHDLKGQRIGFLKGYQDFDMDDEVKEKFALALRICQEGGAEMVEVSLPVSTGYGLPCYYIVAPAEASSNLARYDGVQYGLSEEGKSILELYLKTRGKGFGNEVKRRILVGTYVLSSGYYDAYYLVAQKVRRLIADEFTAAFSAVDALITPTSPTLAFKKGEKLDDPIQMYMSDLFTLPVNLAGLPAISMNVGYSKAGLPVGVQIVAPRWGETEILKVASVLTDAVGSPKVAMGGEG from the coding sequence ATGGAATTGTGGCAACTCCCTGCCTGGAAGATAGCGGAGGAGGTGAGGCGCGGAAACCTCTCCGCATCGCAGGCGGTGGAATCGCACATCAGGCGCATGGAAAGCCTCGAGCCTTCGATTAACGCCATAATCACCCCTATGCCGGAGGAGGCCAGGAAGAGGGCATTAGCGATAGATGAGGCGCTGTCTAAAGGAGCTGACCTCCCTTTAGCCGGTGTGCCTGTCGCAGTAAAAGACCTCTTATGTACTAAGGGAGTCCGCACGACGTGCGGCAGCCGCGTCTTGGGAGAGTGGAAGCCCCCTTACTCCGCTACTGTCGTGCGCTACCTGGAGGAAAGTGGGGCAGTCGTGATAGGCAAAGCCAACATGGACGAATTTGCCATGGGAAGCTCAACGGAGCAATCGGCCTTCGGTGCCACATCTAACCCCTGGGACGTTTCGCGCGTCCCCGGCGGCAGCTCCGGCGGGAGCGCTGCGGCTGTCGCTGCCGGTTATGCTCCTATAGCGCTCGGAAGCGACACGGGCGGCTCGATCAGACAACCGGCTGCGCTCTGCGGCGTTTACGGCCTGAAGCCCACGTATGGCCTGGTGAGCCGCTGGGGCCTCATAGCGTACGCCTCGTCATTGGACCAGGTGGGACCGTTTTCGAGAGACCTTGCGGACTTAGCACTCGCCCTTGAGGTGATTTCCGCTTACGATCCGCTGGACTCCACGTGTGTGCCGGGGAGCCGTCCTCGCTATCGCGACGCCTTGAAGGCGCACGACCTAAAGGGGCAGCGCATAGGCTTTCTGAAAGGATATCAAGATTTCGATATGGATGACGAGGTAAAAGAAAAGTTCGCTTTGGCTTTGAGAATATGCCAAGAAGGCGGGGCCGAGATGGTGGAGGTCTCTTTGCCCGTCTCTACCGGATACGGCCTTCCCTGTTACTATATAGTTGCGCCTGCTGAGGCGAGCTCGAACCTCGCTCGCTATGACGGTGTCCAGTACGGCTTGAGCGAAGAAGGAAAGAGCATCCTCGAGCTTTACCTCAAAACCAGAGGTAAGGGCTTCGGGAACGAGGTGAAGCGGAGGATTTTGGTCGGGACTTATGTGTTGAGTTCGGGCTATTACGATGCCTACTACCTCGTGGCTCAAAAAGTCCGGCGCCTGATAGCAGACGAGTTCACTGCGGCCTTCTCGGCCGTCGATGCCTTGATTACGCCGACATCTCCAACGCTCGCTTTTAAAAAAGGAGAGAAACTCGACGATCCGATCCAGATGTATATGTCAGACTTATTCACATTGCCTGTAAACCTGGCAGGGCTACCGGCCATCTCGATGAACGTCGGTTACAGCAAAGCCGGGCTTCCCGTAGGGGTTCAGATTGTGGCTCCGAGATGGGGGGAGACGGAGATTTTGAAAGTGGCCTCCGTTTTGACCGATGCCGTCGGCTCGCCGAAGGTGGCCATGGGAGGTGAGGGTTGA
- the ligA gene encoding NAD-dependent DNA ligase LigA: MDKAAAARRIEELKREIARHDYLYYVLDSPEISDEEYDALMRELRALEEAYPDLRTPDSPTQRVGGMPVDEFEHVVHEVPMLSLDNVFDLGELKSFCDRVSRALKEEVSYTAELKIDGVAVSLIYEDGVFVRGSTRGDGRVGEDVTANLRTVKSMPLRLMKPVSGRLEVRGEVYMQKKDFAELNAQREEEGEPLFANPRNAAAGSLRQLDPSITAKRHLRVFVYQAVNAVQRGLKSQYEVLQWLKGLGLPTQGTERLCDSFDELTKYIDEWREKRFALPYVTDGVVVKVDDLAKQEILGTTAKAPRWAVAFKYPAEEKRTRVKDIEISVGRTGALTPVAILEPVRLSGTIVQRASLHNEDEIRRKDVRVGDYVWVRKAGEIIPEVVRVDKEARREGSPPFEMPKECPACGSSVVRLPGEAAHRCLNRSCPAQIKEGLKHFASRSGMDIQGLGEKLIDQLVEKGFIRDIADLYTLSEEELASLERMGKKSAQNLIRALEASKNRPLANLIYALGIRYVGSRVAELLAENFGSLERLMEATEEEILQIEGIGPRIASSVVSFFRDEANRRTIERLIALGVKTRLERPALEKDVWRGLRFVFTGELERATRLEAENIVKSLGGQVSSDVSRKTSYVVVGKNPGSKLERAVNLGVKTIDEDSFWRMVEEAKEG, encoded by the coding sequence ATGGATAAAGCAGCAGCGGCAAGGCGCATAGAGGAGCTTAAAAGGGAAATAGCTCGCCACGATTATCTTTACTATGTGCTCGATTCGCCCGAAATAAGCGATGAAGAGTACGATGCGCTTATGCGTGAGCTGCGCGCGCTTGAAGAGGCCTATCCGGATCTGCGCACGCCCGATTCCCCCACGCAGCGCGTCGGGGGTATGCCCGTGGACGAGTTTGAGCATGTGGTTCACGAGGTGCCGATGCTGAGCTTGGACAACGTCTTCGATTTGGGCGAGCTCAAGTCCTTTTGCGACCGCGTAAGCCGCGCCTTGAAAGAGGAGGTCTCATACACTGCCGAGCTCAAAATAGACGGCGTCGCCGTTTCTCTCATTTACGAAGACGGCGTCTTCGTCCGCGGATCCACCAGAGGAGACGGAAGAGTGGGCGAGGATGTGACGGCCAACCTCCGCACCGTAAAAAGTATGCCGTTGCGCTTGATGAAGCCCGTTTCCGGGCGCTTGGAAGTGCGCGGCGAAGTTTACATGCAAAAGAAAGACTTCGCCGAACTGAACGCCCAGCGCGAGGAAGAGGGCGAACCGCTCTTTGCCAATCCGAGGAACGCCGCCGCCGGCAGCCTCAGGCAGCTCGATCCTTCGATAACGGCGAAAAGACACCTGCGCGTCTTCGTTTACCAGGCGGTGAACGCCGTACAGCGCGGCTTGAAATCTCAATACGAGGTGCTTCAGTGGCTCAAGGGTTTAGGTCTCCCCACCCAGGGCACAGAGAGGTTATGCGATAGCTTCGACGAGCTGACGAAATACATAGACGAGTGGAGGGAGAAACGCTTTGCTCTGCCCTACGTGACGGACGGCGTGGTGGTCAAAGTCGATGACCTGGCCAAACAGGAAATCCTGGGGACTACGGCCAAAGCCCCGCGCTGGGCGGTGGCTTTCAAATATCCGGCCGAGGAGAAGAGGACAAGGGTAAAGGATATCGAAATCTCCGTCGGCCGCACGGGGGCGTTGACGCCCGTTGCCATTCTCGAGCCTGTGCGGCTTTCGGGGACGATAGTCCAGCGCGCATCTCTCCACAACGAGGATGAGATACGCCGCAAAGATGTCAGAGTGGGCGATTATGTATGGGTGAGGAAGGCGGGGGAGATAATCCCTGAAGTTGTGCGCGTGGATAAAGAAGCTCGAAGGGAGGGATCGCCCCCCTTCGAGATGCCCAAAGAGTGCCCTGCGTGCGGCTCTTCGGTGGTGCGCCTTCCCGGTGAGGCCGCCCACCGCTGCCTCAATCGCTCATGCCCTGCGCAAATAAAGGAAGGTTTGAAACATTTCGCCTCACGGAGCGGCATGGACATCCAAGGTCTCGGTGAGAAGTTGATAGACCAGTTAGTGGAGAAGGGCTTCATCCGCGATATAGCCGACCTGTATACGCTTTCGGAAGAAGAGCTGGCTTCGTTGGAGCGAATGGGTAAGAAATCGGCGCAGAACCTGATTCGAGCGCTGGAGGCATCGAAAAACCGCCCGTTGGCCAATCTCATCTACGCCTTGGGCATACGCTACGTTGGCTCTCGCGTCGCCGAGCTTTTGGCCGAGAATTTCGGCAGCCTCGAGCGCCTTATGGAGGCCACCGAGGAGGAGATCTTGCAGATAGAGGGGATCGGCCCTCGGATAGCCTCTTCTGTGGTGAGTTTTTTTCGCGACGAAGCCAACAGAAGGACCATAGAGCGCCTCATCGCGCTCGGCGTTAAAACGCGCTTGGAACGCCCTGCGCTTGAAAAGGATGTGTGGCGGGGCTTGCGCTTCGTTTTTACCGGCGAACTTGAGCGCGCCACCAGGCTTGAGGCGGAAAACATCGTAAAAAGCCTCGGAGGGCAGGTCTCCTCTGACGTGAGCCGCAAGACTTCTTATGTGGTCGTCGGGAAAAACCCTGGGAGCAAATTGGAGCGCGCTGTTAATTTGGGCGTTAAAACTATAGATGAAGATTCGTTCTGGCGCATGGTTGAGGAAGCCAAGGAGGGATAA
- a CDS encoding dihydroneopterin aldolase, producing MLVTLALRGMQFHAFHGCLEVERELGQIFSINVGMDYELSPEEADNPEAVPSYQEVFERVQHVVMGRKFRTLEALGWGIGKAILEAYPFVEDVYVDVSSNQLFVPGLIDSKVVTVSLDREELEG from the coding sequence ATGCTGGTTACGCTCGCTTTGAGAGGAATGCAGTTTCACGCTTTTCACGGTTGCCTTGAGGTGGAAAGGGAGTTGGGACAGATCTTTTCCATAAATGTTGGTATGGACTACGAGCTATCTCCGGAAGAGGCCGACAACCCGGAGGCAGTCCCTTCTTACCAGGAGGTCTTCGAGCGGGTTCAGCACGTGGTGATGGGCAGAAAGTTTCGCACCCTCGAGGCCTTGGGATGGGGCATAGGAAAGGCTATCCTCGAGGCCTATCCCTTCGTCGAAGATGTCTATGTGGATGTGAGCAGCAACCAGCTCTTCGTGCCGGGTTTGATCGACTCCAAGGTCGTCACCGTCAGCCTCGACAGGGAAGAGTTAGAAGGGTGA
- the gltA gene encoding NADPH-dependent glutamate synthase, translating into MSPKVRQKKVPIAEQKPEERIRNFNEVCLGYTMEEAIEEGMRCLQCKNAPCVAGCPVTIDIPGFIKALREGNIDESWKILSSATNLPAVCGRVCPQETQCEGVCTLGRGKDFEPVAIGKLERFVADWKAGSGVQSAPVVHRGEPKGKVAIVGSGPAGLTAAGDLAKMGYRVKIYEALHEPGGVLMYGIPEFRLPKAIVRREIENIKLLGVEVEVDTAVGRSITVEELRGEYDAIFIGTGAGTPRFIGIPGTTLNGVYSASEFLTRVNLMHAYRFPEYDTPIKKLKNVVVVGGGNVAMDAARSALRLGAEHVTVAYRRTQAEMPARVEEYHHAVEEGIEFCWLTNPVEYVGDERGWVKAVNCIRMELGEPDESGRRRPIPVPGSEFLLEADGAIEAIGQGSNKVLLDAFPELKLNKHGYIVADPETGATSVEGVFAGGDIVTGAATVILAMGAGKNAAKAIDEYISTKRLKAASR; encoded by the coding sequence ATGAGCCCGAAGGTTAGGCAAAAGAAAGTACCCATCGCTGAGCAAAAGCCGGAGGAGCGGATTCGCAACTTCAATGAAGTCTGCTTGGGCTATACGATGGAGGAAGCGATAGAAGAAGGGATGCGCTGCCTGCAGTGCAAGAATGCCCCTTGTGTGGCTGGTTGCCCTGTGACCATCGACATTCCGGGTTTTATAAAGGCTTTGAGAGAAGGCAACATCGACGAATCGTGGAAGATCTTGAGCAGCGCGACGAATTTGCCGGCCGTCTGCGGCAGGGTTTGTCCTCAGGAAACGCAGTGCGAGGGCGTATGCACCTTGGGAAGAGGGAAGGATTTTGAGCCCGTAGCCATAGGGAAACTCGAGCGTTTCGTGGCGGATTGGAAAGCAGGCAGTGGCGTGCAATCAGCGCCCGTCGTACATCGAGGTGAGCCAAAAGGAAAAGTAGCGATCGTAGGCTCGGGGCCGGCAGGTTTGACCGCAGCAGGTGACCTCGCCAAGATGGGCTATCGCGTCAAGATATACGAAGCTCTTCACGAGCCCGGAGGCGTCCTTATGTATGGAATACCTGAATTTCGTCTTCCAAAGGCGATCGTCCGGAGGGAAATAGAGAACATAAAGCTGCTCGGTGTAGAGGTCGAGGTCGACACGGCCGTAGGCAGAAGCATAACGGTAGAGGAGTTGCGCGGCGAATACGATGCCATCTTCATCGGCACCGGGGCCGGCACGCCGCGCTTCATCGGCATCCCCGGCACCACACTGAACGGCGTCTATTCGGCGAGCGAATTTTTGACCCGCGTTAATCTCATGCACGCCTATCGCTTTCCGGAATACGACACGCCCATAAAGAAGTTGAAGAACGTCGTGGTGGTGGGCGGCGGCAACGTGGCCATGGACGCCGCGAGGTCAGCTCTGCGCCTCGGGGCCGAACACGTTACGGTGGCTTACAGGCGGACGCAGGCCGAGATGCCGGCCAGGGTGGAGGAGTACCATCACGCTGTAGAAGAGGGGATCGAGTTCTGCTGGCTTACCAATCCGGTGGAGTATGTGGGCGACGAGCGCGGTTGGGTGAAAGCTGTAAATTGCATACGGATGGAGTTGGGCGAGCCGGACGAGTCCGGGCGCAGACGTCCGATTCCCGTCCCAGGGAGCGAATTTCTGCTTGAGGCGGACGGTGCCATAGAGGCCATAGGCCAGGGCTCCAATAAGGTTCTCCTCGATGCCTTTCCAGAGTTGAAGCTGAATAAGCACGGTTACATAGTGGCTGACCCGGAGACCGGCGCTACCTCAGTTGAGGGCGTATTTGCCGGCGGCGATATCGTAACAGGGGCAGCCACCGTCATTTTGGCTATGGGTGCGGGCAAAAACGCCGCCAAGGCGATAGATGAGTACATTAGCACCAAGAGGTTAAAGGCGGCATCGCGCTGA
- the gatB gene encoding Asp-tRNA(Asn)/Glu-tRNA(Gln) amidotransferase subunit GatB, which yields MPLSFTPVIGLEIHVQLATVSKLFCSCSTNYIGEKPNTNVCPVCLGLPGTLPVLNGRAVEFAAKTALALNCRVQNRTRFHRKNYFYPDLPKAYQISQYDLPLAVDGYVELTEADGSKRRIGIQRLHLEEDTGKLVHIASDGRLSGALYSLVDYNRAGIPLMEIVSAPDITSPAQAKEYVARLRQLVRYLGVSDGDMESGSLRVDANVSVKVSDGRWGKKSEIKNMNSLRAIERALEYEIERQSGMLARGEEVEQETRHWDDAAGVTRSSRSKEEAHDYRYFPEPDLLPLVLEEGFLEETAEAMPELPWEVFRRFEEVYGIEPEDAALLSERRDVAAYFEACVMAGASPDKAANWIKTELFRVMNERKCSADDFPVRPEVLTELLRKVEQGELSATAAKDVFGLMADRSLRLDEAIEAAGVFVGKVSGGTLKDIIDTVLRENAEVVEDIKSGRDKKGKKVKFLQGLVMRHTKGQADPQEVSELLEESLKN from the coding sequence ATGCCGCTTTCTTTTACGCCTGTCATAGGGCTTGAGATCCACGTGCAGCTTGCGACCGTTTCTAAGCTCTTTTGCAGCTGTTCTACAAATTACATCGGAGAGAAACCCAACACCAATGTCTGCCCTGTCTGCCTGGGTCTTCCGGGGACGCTTCCGGTCCTGAACGGGCGCGCCGTGGAGTTCGCCGCGAAGACCGCCCTTGCCTTGAATTGTCGTGTCCAAAACAGGACGCGCTTTCACAGGAAGAACTACTTTTATCCCGACCTCCCGAAGGCTTACCAGATAAGCCAGTATGACCTTCCGCTGGCGGTGGACGGCTATGTGGAGCTGACCGAGGCGGACGGGTCCAAGCGGAGGATCGGCATACAGCGCCTTCATCTGGAAGAGGACACCGGCAAGCTTGTTCACATAGCAAGCGACGGCCGCCTGAGCGGGGCGCTTTACTCCCTCGTCGATTACAACAGGGCCGGCATACCTCTGATGGAGATCGTTTCGGCTCCCGACATCACGTCTCCGGCTCAGGCGAAAGAATACGTGGCGCGGCTTCGCCAGCTCGTGCGGTATCTCGGCGTCTCCGACGGGGATATGGAATCCGGCTCGCTGAGGGTCGATGCCAATGTATCGGTCAAGGTTTCGGACGGCCGGTGGGGGAAGAAGTCGGAGATCAAGAATATGAACTCCCTGAGGGCCATAGAAAGGGCCTTGGAGTACGAAATCGAGCGCCAAAGCGGTATGTTGGCCAGGGGCGAGGAAGTGGAGCAGGAGACGCGCCATTGGGATGATGCCGCCGGCGTGACTCGTTCGAGCCGCAGCAAGGAAGAGGCTCACGATTATAGATATTTCCCAGAGCCAGACCTTTTGCCCCTCGTATTGGAGGAGGGGTTTTTAGAAGAGACCGCCGAAGCGATGCCCGAGCTGCCGTGGGAAGTGTTCAGGCGCTTCGAAGAAGTCTACGGAATCGAGCCCGAAGACGCGGCGCTACTTTCGGAGCGTCGCGATGTGGCGGCATATTTCGAAGCCTGCGTGATGGCTGGGGCATCTCCGGATAAGGCAGCCAACTGGATTAAGACGGAACTCTTTCGCGTCATGAACGAGCGCAAGTGTTCGGCCGACGACTTTCCCGTGAGGCCAGAGGTGCTGACCGAGCTCCTCAGAAAAGTGGAACAGGGAGAGCTGTCCGCCACGGCGGCCAAGGACGTTTTTGGCCTTATGGCAGACCGGTCCTTGAGGCTCGACGAGGCGATAGAGGCCGCGGGAGTGTTCGTGGGCAAGGTGTCAGGCGGTACCCTAAAAGATATAATAGATACGGTATTGCGCGAGAACGCGGAAGTGGTCGAAGATATCAAGTCTGGCCGCGACAAGAAAGGCAAAAAGGTGAAATTCCTGCAGGGATTGGTCATGCGCCACACCAAGGGGCAGGCGGATCCGCAGGAGGTTTCAGAGCTCTTAGAGGAATCGCTTAAGAATTGA
- the fusA gene encoding elongation factor G, giving the protein MGTRRPEGIRVVALAGHGGSGKTALTEALLFDTGAISRMGRTEDGNTVTDFDPEEKKRQISINASVATLYHEDKTIFILDTPGYADFVGDLRSSMRACDAAVVLVSAVDGVEVQTERAWSFTEDFGIATVFYVSKMDRDNASFDRTLGEIRQYLSDKVVPLYLPIGSEKNFKGLVDVLANKAYLYAGDGSKGFEEAVVPQDMADEVSKAREEAIERIVEADDELMMRYLEGDSISKEELLPVLRKAVRERKLFPALPGAAPANVGVMQLLDVISDILPSPLEVPPRKGIKGEAEVDVPPDPNGPFMALCFKVMVDPYVGKLSFIRVFSGRHSSDKGLFNVNKETEERVSGYRLMRGKDGEEVKEITTGDVVAVPKLSSVAVGDTLAERGCDVRFPPIRFPEPVYSIAVVPKSRADEDKLSNAIHKILEEDPTLRFEKNAETGDNLLSGMGDLHLDIVLSRIRERYGVDLETRLPRVPYKETIKRTAKAQGRYKKQTGGRGQYGDVWIEFEPLERGAGFQFEDRIVGGAVPKSYIPAVEKGLREAIQKGVLAGYPAVDFKAKLYDGSYHEVDSSELAFKIAASLSFKKGFSEASPTLLEPIMDVEIVVPEDYLGDVMGDLNGRRGRIMGIEGRGRLQVVKAQVPLAEMFRYAITLRSMTSGRGSFSMSFSHYEEVPQEIAKRIIAQAQAEEGEEE; this is encoded by the coding sequence ATGGGGACACGCAGGCCCGAAGGGATCAGGGTTGTAGCTCTGGCTGGACACGGGGGATCAGGAAAAACTGCGCTGACAGAGGCGTTGCTCTTCGATACGGGTGCCATCTCGCGCATGGGGCGCACAGAAGATGGAAATACCGTGACGGACTTTGATCCAGAAGAGAAGAAGCGCCAGATATCCATAAATGCCTCTGTGGCTACGCTTTACCACGAAGACAAGACGATATTCATCCTCGACACGCCCGGCTATGCCGATTTCGTTGGAGATTTGAGATCGAGCATGCGCGCCTGCGATGCGGCTGTAGTGCTCGTGAGCGCCGTCGACGGCGTTGAGGTGCAGACCGAAAGGGCATGGAGCTTCACCGAGGACTTCGGCATAGCGACTGTCTTTTATGTCAGCAAGATGGACAGGGATAACGCCTCGTTTGATAGGACATTGGGCGAGATCCGCCAATACTTAAGCGACAAGGTTGTGCCTTTATATTTACCGATAGGCTCGGAGAAGAACTTCAAAGGCCTGGTGGACGTCCTCGCGAACAAGGCTTACTTATATGCCGGAGACGGAAGCAAAGGATTCGAGGAAGCCGTTGTTCCTCAAGATATGGCCGACGAAGTTTCAAAAGCACGGGAAGAGGCGATCGAGCGCATTGTGGAGGCCGACGACGAACTGATGATGCGCTACCTCGAAGGGGACAGCATCTCCAAAGAAGAGCTGCTTCCCGTCCTGCGCAAGGCCGTTAGGGAGCGGAAGCTCTTTCCGGCGTTGCCGGGCGCTGCTCCTGCCAATGTCGGCGTCATGCAGCTTCTCGATGTGATTTCGGACATACTCCCCTCTCCTCTGGAGGTGCCCCCCCGCAAAGGAATAAAGGGAGAGGCAGAGGTGGACGTGCCCCCGGATCCGAACGGACCTTTTATGGCCCTCTGCTTCAAGGTTATGGTGGATCCCTACGTGGGCAAACTTTCCTTCATTCGTGTCTTTTCGGGCAGGCATTCCAGCGACAAGGGGCTATTCAACGTCAATAAAGAGACGGAAGAGCGAGTGAGCGGCTATCGCCTGATGCGCGGCAAGGATGGAGAAGAGGTTAAGGAGATCACGACGGGTGATGTAGTTGCTGTGCCGAAGCTCTCGAGCGTAGCCGTGGGAGATACGCTCGCCGAGCGCGGTTGCGACGTGCGCTTTCCGCCGATCCGGTTCCCGGAGCCGGTCTACAGCATCGCCGTCGTGCCCAAGAGCAGGGCGGATGAGGACAAACTCTCTAACGCCATTCATAAAATCTTGGAGGAAGACCCGACCCTTCGCTTCGAGAAGAACGCCGAGACGGGCGATAACCTGCTTTCGGGCATGGGGGATCTCCATCTGGACATCGTCTTATCCAGGATCAGGGAGCGCTACGGCGTGGATCTGGAGACGCGCCTGCCGCGCGTGCCCTACAAAGAGACGATAAAGCGGACTGCCAAAGCGCAGGGGAGATACAAGAAGCAAACCGGCGGCCGCGGCCAGTATGGCGACGTGTGGATAGAGTTTGAACCCCTCGAGCGAGGAGCCGGCTTTCAGTTCGAAGACAGGATAGTGGGCGGCGCCGTGCCCAAATCGTATATACCCGCCGTGGAGAAGGGTTTGAGAGAGGCGATACAGAAGGGCGTCTTGGCAGGTTACCCCGCCGTCGACTTCAAGGCCAAGCTCTACGATGGTTCGTATCACGAGGTGGACTCTTCAGAATTGGCATTTAAGATAGCGGCTTCTCTCTCCTTCAAAAAGGGCTTTTCCGAGGCGTCTCCGACGCTGCTTGAGCCGATAATGGATGTCGAAATCGTCGTCCCTGAAGATTACCTCGGCGATGTCATGGGAGATCTCAACGGCCGCAGGGGTAGGATCATGGGCATAGAGGGCCGCGGCAGACTGCAGGTGGTCAAGGCTCAAGTGCCGCTTGCCGAGATGTTCCGCTACGCCATAACCTTGCGCTCTATGACCTCAGGAAGGGGGAGTTTTTCTATGTCCTTCTCCCATTACGAGGAAGTGCCGCAGGAAATCGCGAAGAGGATCATAGCCCAAGCTCAGGCGGAAGAGGGGGAAGAGGAGTAA
- a CDS encoding sulfide/dihydroorotate dehydrogenase-like FAD/NAD-binding protein, protein MHAILEKRLIAPNEYDMWVEAPKVASHARPGQFVVVRPTSKGERIPLTIADYDLKRGSIRFIFQAVGKTTHQMARFEVGDSLSDVLGPLGRPSEIKKWGTVMLVGGGVGIAALFPILRELKRVGNYTITVLGGRSSELVIMKDECRRYSDKLIITTDDGSEGIKGVVTEGMRVASEGRKIDQAWAIGPTIMMKFASLAAKEMGIPIWVSLNPIMVDGTGMCGGCRVEVGGEVRFACVDGPEFDGWAVNWDVLMRRLQQYKEEEKLSLEQYMAEVESVV, encoded by the coding sequence ATGCATGCAATCCTTGAGAAAAGGTTGATTGCGCCGAACGAATATGACATGTGGGTGGAGGCCCCTAAGGTTGCCTCTCATGCCAGGCCGGGGCAGTTCGTCGTCGTGAGGCCGACGTCTAAGGGTGAGCGGATTCCACTCACCATAGCCGATTACGATTTGAAGAGAGGCAGCATACGCTTCATATTTCAAGCCGTCGGCAAGACCACCCATCAAATGGCGCGCTTTGAGGTGGGCGACTCCTTGTCTGATGTCTTGGGCCCCTTGGGCAGGCCGAGCGAGATTAAAAAGTGGGGCACGGTTATGCTGGTCGGCGGGGGCGTCGGCATAGCGGCTTTGTTCCCCATCCTGAGGGAACTCAAGCGCGTAGGCAACTACACCATTACCGTGCTCGGCGGCAGGAGCTCGGAATTGGTCATCATGAAAGACGAATGCAGGAGATATTCCGACAAGCTGATAATAACGACGGACGACGGCTCTGAGGGGATAAAAGGCGTCGTTACGGAGGGCATGAGAGTCGCTTCCGAAGGTAGGAAAATAGACCAGGCTTGGGCGATAGGGCCCACCATAATGATGAAGTTCGCCTCCCTCGCCGCCAAGGAGATGGGCATTCCGATATGGGTATCGCTTAACCCTATCATGGTGGATGGCACTGGCATGTGCGGCGGTTGCCGAGTGGAAGTGGGAGGAGAAGTGCGATTTGCCTGCGTAGATGGCCCCGAATTCGACGGCTGGGCAGTGAACTGGGACGTCCTCATGAGGCGGCTTCAACAGTACAAGGAGGAGGAAAAGCTCTCCTTGGAGCAATACATGGCGGAGGTGGAAAGCGTCGTATGA
- the gatC gene encoding Asp-tRNA(Asn)/Glu-tRNA(Gln) amidotransferase subunit GatC, whose translation MAVSEADVRRVALLARLEVTDEEARSLTEHFGKILEHFHRLQELELSGVDPFSLEGPGTPWRVDEAKPWDGRDEILSEAPRREGDFFVVPRIVEEE comes from the coding sequence ATGGCAGTATCTGAGGCGGATGTCCGCCGCGTCGCCCTTCTCGCCCGTCTGGAGGTCACAGACGAGGAGGCAAGATCGCTCACGGAGCACTTCGGCAAGATTTTGGAGCACTTTCATCGCCTTCAAGAGTTAGAATTGAGCGGGGTCGACCCCTTTTCCCTTGAGGGACCGGGCACGCCCTGGAGGGTTGACGAGGCTAAACCCTGGGATGGGCGTGACGAGATCTTGTCCGAGGCGCCACGGCGCGAGGGAGATTTCTTCGTCGTCCCGCGCATCGTAGAGGAGGAATGA